Proteins from a genomic interval of Pseudoruegeria sp. SHC-113:
- a CDS encoding NADPH-dependent 2,4-dienoyl-CoA reductase — MTQSHYPNLLAPLDLGFTTLKNRVLMGSMHTGLEETKDWNRVAEFYAERARGGVALIVTGGMAPNREGGVFPGAAGLFNDQDIANHRIVTDRVHDNGGKIAMQILHAGRYAYSPECVAPSPVKSPISPFPPKELDEAGIEKQIADFVTATVRAREAGYDGVEIMGSEGYFINQFLVTHTNKRTDRWGGDYENRMRLPVEIVRRCREAVGPDFIIIYRLSMIDLVPNGSTHEEVVQLAQAVEAAGATIINTGIGWHEARVPTIATSVPRRAFTWVTQKLMGKVGVPLITSNRINTPEVAESVLADGCADMVSMARPFLADSDFVAKAEAGRADEIAPCIACNQACLDHTFSGKLTSCLVNPRACHETEIVITPTDTPKSIAVVGAGPAGLSAALTLDERGHRVTLIDRARELGGQLNIAKQIPGKEEFHGFVQWFETMVAKSSITVKLATEATPDLLAEFDEIIVATGVVPRDPQIPGQDGANVLGYIDVLREKKPVGKTVAVIGAGGIGFDVSEYLVHEGESPTEDLKLWKEEWGVGDPEETRGGLASDGPQPHAPARAVTLLQRKAQKPGKGLGKTTGWIHRAALQMKGVKMVGGVNYEKIDAEGLHVSHGEARENPQVIPADTVVICAGQVSDRSLADALAATGKPVHVIGGADVAAELDAKRAINQGTRLAASL; from the coding sequence ATGACCCAGTCTCACTACCCCAATCTCTTGGCGCCGCTCGATCTTGGGTTCACGACCCTGAAGAACCGGGTGTTGATGGGCTCGATGCACACCGGGCTCGAAGAGACGAAGGACTGGAACCGGGTTGCGGAGTTCTATGCCGAGCGCGCGCGCGGCGGGGTGGCTTTGATCGTCACCGGGGGCATGGCCCCCAACCGCGAAGGTGGGGTATTCCCCGGTGCGGCGGGCCTGTTCAACGATCAGGACATCGCCAACCACCGGATCGTGACCGACCGCGTCCATGACAATGGCGGTAAGATCGCCATGCAGATCCTCCATGCCGGCCGCTACGCTTACTCGCCCGAGTGCGTCGCGCCCTCGCCGGTCAAATCGCCGATATCCCCCTTCCCACCGAAGGAGCTGGACGAGGCGGGCATCGAGAAGCAGATCGCGGATTTCGTGACCGCCACGGTGCGCGCCCGCGAAGCCGGCTATGATGGCGTCGAGATCATGGGATCCGAGGGCTATTTCATCAACCAGTTCCTCGTGACCCACACCAACAAGCGCACCGACCGCTGGGGCGGGGACTATGAGAACCGCATGCGCCTGCCGGTGGAGATCGTGCGCCGCTGCCGCGAGGCGGTGGGGCCGGACTTCATCATCATCTACCGCCTGTCGATGATTGACCTCGTGCCCAATGGCTCTACCCATGAAGAGGTGGTGCAGCTGGCGCAGGCCGTGGAGGCCGCAGGCGCGACCATCATCAACACCGGCATCGGCTGGCACGAGGCCCGTGTGCCTACCATCGCCACTTCGGTGCCGCGCCGTGCCTTCACCTGGGTCACGCAGAAGCTGATGGGCAAGGTCGGCGTGCCGCTGATCACCTCCAACCGGATCAACACCCCCGAAGTGGCCGAAAGCGTGCTGGCCGATGGCTGCGCGGATATGGTTTCCATGGCGCGGCCCTTTCTGGCGGACTCCGATTTCGTGGCCAAGGCAGAGGCGGGCCGCGCCGATGAGATCGCGCCGTGCATTGCCTGCAACCAGGCGTGCCTCGATCACACCTTTTCGGGCAAGCTGACGAGCTGCCTCGTGAACCCACGGGCCTGTCATGAAACGGAGATCGTGATCACCCCCACGGATACGCCGAAATCCATCGCCGTTGTGGGCGCTGGGCCGGCGGGGCTATCGGCTGCGCTGACGCTGGATGAGCGCGGCCACCGTGTGACGCTGATCGACCGCGCGCGTGAGCTGGGCGGCCAGCTCAACATCGCCAAGCAGATCCCCGGCAAGGAGGAATTCCACGGTTTCGTGCAATGGTTCGAGACCATGGTGGCCAAATCCTCCATCACGGTGAAACTCGCCACCGAGGCCACGCCGGATCTGCTGGCGGAGTTTGATGAGATCATCGTCGCCACCGGCGTCGTGCCGCGCGATCCGCAGATTCCGGGGCAGGATGGCGCCAATGTGCTCGGCTACATCGATGTGCTGCGCGAGAAGAAGCCCGTCGGTAAGACGGTGGCCGTGATCGGCGCGGGCGGCATTGGCTTTGATGTCTCCGAATACCTTGTGCACGAGGGCGAAAGCCCCACGGAAGATCTGAAACTCTGGAAAGAGGAATGGGGCGTGGGCGATCCGGAAGAAACGCGCGGCGGCCTCGCCAGCGACGGCCCGCAGCCCCATGCCCCGGCGCGGGCAGTGACGCTACTGCAGCGCAAGGCTCAGAAACCCGGCAAGGGGCTTGGCAAGACCACGGGCTGGATCCACCGCGCCGCGCTTCAGATGAAGGGCGTGAAGATGGTCGGCGGTGTGAATTACGAGAAGATCGACGCCGAAGGTCTCCACGTCAGCCACGGCGAAGCGCGCGAGAACCCGCAGGTGATCCCGGCCGATACCGTTGTGATTTGCGCCGGGCAGGTGTCGGATCGCTCGCTCGCGGACGCACTGGCGGCCACGGGTAAGCCCGTGCATGTGATCGGCGGGGCCGATGTGGCGGCGGAGCTCGATGCCAAGCGCGCCATCAATCAAGGCACGCGGCTCGCGGCTTCGCTTTAA
- a CDS encoding CPBP family intramembrane glutamic endopeptidase — translation MSLLRPSAYAPHEAFVAPARAKPALWRLAVGILGTGALYMIMGSAIYVAFAALDGGPAGASWEDLGTPMATLGLLVGFAFMVIGCFGAASLLHGRDFASLMGPRARFWASFRVALVAILAVEFVIFALPPYVMPELAPGLALPRWLLFLPISLAALFIQVFAEEIFFRGYIQQQLAARFASPLVWMVLPSALFAFGHYDPQGMGGNALMVVAWSFTFGLVAADLTARTGSLGPATALHFANNAFGILLVSPPGPLSGLALYTLPFTLADLPAGDPLILIDLGLILCGWLAIRLALKV, via the coding sequence ATGAGCCTGCTTCGCCCTTCCGCCTACGCCCCCCATGAGGCCTTCGTGGCCCCCGCCCGCGCCAAACCGGCGCTGTGGCGACTGGCTGTCGGCATCCTCGGGACAGGCGCGCTCTACATGATCATGGGAAGCGCGATCTACGTGGCCTTCGCCGCGCTGGACGGCGGCCCAGCCGGTGCCAGTTGGGAGGATCTCGGCACGCCGATGGCCACGCTGGGGCTGCTGGTGGGCTTCGCCTTCATGGTGATCGGCTGCTTCGGGGCTGCAAGCCTGCTGCATGGGCGCGATTTCGCCTCTCTGATGGGCCCAAGGGCGCGGTTCTGGGCCAGCTTCCGCGTGGCGCTGGTGGCGATCCTCGCAGTCGAGTTCGTGATCTTCGCGCTGCCGCCCTACGTGATGCCGGAACTCGCCCCGGGGCTGGCGCTTCCACGCTGGCTCCTGTTCCTGCCGATCTCTCTGGCGGCGCTGTTTATTCAGGTGTTCGCCGAGGAGATCTTCTTCCGAGGCTACATCCAGCAGCAACTCGCCGCGCGCTTTGCAAGCCCGCTTGTCTGGATGGTACTGCCCTCTGCGCTCTTTGCCTTCGGCCACTACGACCCTCAAGGCATGGGGGGCAACGCGCTGATGGTGGTGGCATGGTCCTTCACCTTCGGGTTGGTTGCGGCCGATCTGACGGCGCGCACCGGCAGCCTCGGCCCGGCCACCGCGCTGCATTTCGCCAACAATGCCTTCGGCATCCTGCTCGTCAGCCCGCCGGGGCCGCTCTCGGGCCTAGCGCTCTACACACTGCCCTTCACGCTCGCCGACCTGCCCGCGGGCGATCCGCTGATCCTGATCGACCTCGGCCTGATCCTTTGTGGCTGGCTCGCGATCCGGCTGGCGCTCAAGGTCTGA
- the zapE gene encoding cell division protein ZapE gives MATLGEIYAAKVKAGEIRPDPAQELVLPLLQDIRAHLETATTRKRGVLGGLFSKPPKTPEGLYLWGGVGRGKSMLMDLFVENLAIEQKRRVHFHAFMQEIHAALHEARKSGVEDAIQPVADAVAAEVRLLAFDEMQISDITDAMIVGRLFDKLFAAGVVVVTTSNRVPDDLYKDGLNRHLFLPFIELLKDRMVVHELVSPTDYRQDRLSGAQVYFTPINAAARAKIRSVWAALSGGEAAPLMLPVKGREVVLPAYRNGVARASFFELCGKPLGPADYLAIAQAVRVLVVDDIPNLSRSNFNEAKRFVTLIDALYEAKVRLICSAAAEPEMLYLEGEGTFEFERTASRLREMQDADWGKPAAS, from the coding sequence ATGGCAACACTGGGCGAGATCTACGCAGCGAAGGTGAAGGCAGGCGAGATCCGCCCCGATCCGGCGCAGGAGCTGGTGTTGCCCCTCCTGCAGGACATCCGCGCGCATCTGGAAACCGCCACCACCCGCAAGCGCGGGGTGCTGGGCGGGCTCTTCAGCAAACCGCCGAAAACACCTGAGGGGCTTTACCTTTGGGGCGGAGTCGGGCGCGGCAAGTCGATGCTGATGGATCTCTTCGTGGAAAACCTCGCGATCGAGCAGAAACGCCGGGTGCATTTCCACGCCTTCATGCAGGAGATCCACGCCGCCCTGCACGAGGCGCGCAAGAGCGGGGTGGAGGATGCGATCCAGCCCGTGGCCGATGCCGTGGCTGCCGAAGTGCGCCTTCTGGCCTTTGACGAGATGCAGATCTCCGACATCACCGACGCGATGATCGTAGGGCGGCTGTTTGACAAGCTCTTCGCGGCAGGCGTGGTGGTGGTGACAACCTCGAACCGGGTGCCAGATGATCTTTACAAGGACGGTCTGAACCGCCACCTGTTCCTGCCCTTCATCGAACTGCTGAAAGATCGCATGGTGGTGCATGAACTGGTGAGCCCGACGGATTACCGGCAGGACAGGCTCTCCGGCGCGCAGGTCTACTTCACACCGATCAACGCGGCGGCGCGCGCCAAGATCCGTTCCGTTTGGGCTGCGCTGTCAGGTGGCGAGGCCGCGCCGCTGATGCTGCCGGTCAAGGGCCGCGAAGTGGTGCTTCCCGCCTACCGAAACGGCGTAGCGCGGGCGAGTTTCTTCGAGCTATGCGGCAAACCGCTTGGCCCGGCGGACTACCTTGCCATCGCGCAGGCCGTGCGTGTGCTGGTGGTGGACGACATCCCCAATCTCTCGCGCAGCAATTTCAACGAGGCCAAACGCTTCGTCACCCTGATCGACGCGCTCTACGAAGCCAAAGTGCGCCTGATCTGCTCGGCGGCAGCGGAACCGGAAATGCTTTACCTTGAAGGCGAAGGCACTTTTGAATTCGAACGCACGGCCAGTCGGTTGCGCGAGATGCAGGACGCGGATTGGGGCAAACCTGCTGCGTCCTAG
- a CDS encoding bifunctional folylpolyglutamate synthase/dihydrofolate synthase yields MMALHPKIIDLTLDRVWRLLAALDHPERALPPVIHIAGTNGKGSTQAMVRAGLEAAGKSVHAYTSPHLARFHERIRLAGDLITEEALTEVLDECYAANGGEAITYFEITTVAGLLAFARSPADYTLLEVGLGGRLDATNVVETPALTVITPVSIDHQQFLGETLPEIAGEKAGILKRGVPCIVGRQEEAALEVIEARAARLGAPLFTYGQHWHVWEERGRLIYQDENGLMDLPLPVLQGAHQVENAGMAIAALRCLGFGETACEGALRDAVWPARMQRLKEGPLVERAGTAELWLDGGHNPSAGEALAALLATLPEKPTHLICGMLNTKDIGGYLRPLAAQAASLHAVSIPGETATLPAAETAEAARKAGLAAVEAPDVATAITAITAKAPNARILICGSLYLAGSILRENG; encoded by the coding sequence ATGATGGCGCTGCATCCGAAGATCATCGACCTCACGCTGGATCGTGTCTGGCGGCTCTTGGCGGCGCTCGACCACCCCGAGCGCGCCCTGCCGCCGGTGATCCATATCGCCGGCACCAATGGCAAGGGCAGCACGCAGGCAATGGTCCGCGCCGGGCTTGAGGCCGCCGGAAAGTCCGTCCACGCCTATACCTCGCCCCACCTCGCGCGCTTTCACGAGCGTATCCGGCTGGCGGGTGACCTGATCACCGAAGAAGCGCTCACCGAGGTGCTCGACGAGTGCTATGCCGCCAATGGCGGCGAGGCGATCACCTATTTCGAAATCACGACAGTGGCCGGCCTGCTGGCCTTCGCGCGCAGCCCAGCGGATTACACGCTTCTGGAAGTCGGCCTCGGCGGCCGGCTCGACGCCACCAATGTGGTGGAGACCCCCGCGCTCACCGTGATCACCCCGGTCAGCATCGACCACCAGCAGTTCCTCGGCGAAACCCTGCCTGAGATCGCGGGTGAGAAGGCTGGCATCCTGAAGCGCGGGGTGCCCTGCATTGTCGGGCGTCAGGAAGAGGCCGCGCTTGAGGTAATCGAAGCCCGCGCCGCCCGCCTCGGCGCGCCGCTCTTCACCTATGGCCAGCACTGGCACGTCTGGGAAGAACGCGGACGGCTGATCTATCAGGACGAAAATGGGCTGATGGACCTGCCGCTGCCCGTGCTTCAGGGCGCGCATCAGGTCGAAAACGCGGGAATGGCCATCGCCGCCCTGCGCTGCCTCGGCTTTGGCGAAACCGCCTGCGAAGGCGCGCTGCGGGATGCGGTCTGGCCGGCCCGGATGCAACGACTGAAGGAAGGCCCGCTTGTGGAGCGCGCAGGCACGGCGGAGCTCTGGCTCGACGGCGGCCACAACCCGAGCGCAGGCGAGGCCCTCGCCGCGCTGCTGGCCACCCTGCCGGAGAAACCCACGCATCTGATCTGTGGCATGCTCAACACCAAGGATATCGGCGGCTACCTGCGCCCGCTGGCCGCGCAGGCCGCGTCGCTCCACGCGGTCTCGATCCCCGGCGAAACCGCCACCCTGCCTGCAGCTGAAACGGCCGAAGCTGCACGAAAAGCCGGGCTGGCCGCGGTGGAAGCGCCGGACGTGGCAACAGCCATCACGGCGATCACCGCGAAGGCCCCAAATGCCCGCATCCTGATCTGCGGCTCGCTCTACCTCGCCGGCAGCATCCTGCGCGAAAACGGCTAG
- the accD gene encoding acetyl-CoA carboxylase, carboxyltransferase subunit beta, whose protein sequence is MNWITNYVRPRINSLFSRREVPENLWTKCPECGTMLFHRELSDNLQVCHNCNHHLAITPRERFDALFDGGIYVEVKVPDVVADPLHFRDQKKYPDRMKAAVKKTGEKEAMLVGEGEMGGTQIVAAAQDFAFMGGSMGMYVGNAIIAAAERAVERGCPMVLFSAAGGARMQEGILSLMQMPRTTVAVEMLKEAGLPYIVVLTHPTTGGVTASYAMLGDVQIAEPNALIGFAGTRVIEQTIREKLPEGFQRSEYLLDHGMLDRVTDRRALRDELITICRMLMKQPSSVAGALPKPEDVSDAPEAPAKPAADAKAEAKPDAKSDVKAKPEEAAAAKDKGDAASDKGETKDAAKP, encoded by the coding sequence ATGAACTGGATCACCAACTACGTCCGCCCTCGGATCAACTCGCTGTTTTCGCGCCGCGAGGTGCCCGAGAACCTCTGGACGAAATGCCCCGAATGCGGAACCATGCTGTTCCACCGTGAGCTGTCGGACAACCTGCAGGTCTGCCACAACTGCAACCATCACCTCGCCATCACCCCGCGCGAGCGCTTCGATGCGCTGTTTGACGGCGGCATCTACGTTGAGGTGAAAGTGCCCGACGTGGTGGCCGATCCGCTGCATTTCCGCGACCAGAAGAAATACCCCGACCGCATGAAGGCCGCCGTCAAGAAGACGGGCGAGAAAGAGGCCATGCTGGTGGGCGAAGGCGAGATGGGCGGCACCCAGATCGTCGCCGCCGCGCAGGATTTCGCCTTCATGGGCGGCTCCATGGGGATGTATGTGGGCAACGCGATCATCGCCGCGGCTGAACGCGCGGTGGAGCGCGGCTGCCCGATGGTGCTGTTCTCCGCCGCCGGTGGCGCACGGATGCAGGAAGGCATCCTGAGCCTGATGCAGATGCCGCGCACCACGGTGGCCGTCGAAATGCTGAAAGAGGCGGGCCTGCCCTATATCGTGGTGCTCACCCACCCGACGACGGGCGGGGTGACGGCCTCCTACGCCATGCTGGGCGACGTGCAGATCGCCGAGCCCAACGCGCTGATCGGCTTCGCGGGCACCCGCGTGATCGAACAGACGATCCGCGAGAAACTGCCCGAGGGCTTCCAGCGGTCGGAATACCTGCTGGACCACGGCATGCTGGATCGCGTGACCGACCGCCGCGCCCTGCGCGACGAGCTGATCACCATCTGCCGGATGCTGATGAAACAGCCCTCCTCCGTCGCGGGCGCCCTGCCCAAGCCCGAAGACGTTTCGGATGCGCCGGAGGCCCCGGCCAAACCCGCCGCTGACGCGAAGGCTGAGGCCAAACCGGACGCCAAATCCGACGTAAAAGCCAAGCCGGAAGAGGCCGCGGCCGCCAAAGACAAGGGCGATGCGGCATCTGACAAGGGCGAAACCAAGGACGCAGCCAAGCCGTGA
- a CDS encoding MFS transporter encodes MQETRAPLFTPVLIGGCIVIMISFAIRASFGVFQIPIAEEFGWLRAEFSLAIAIQNLAWGVGQPIFGAIAEKFGDRKAVILGALTYAAGLVLSAYAITPGAHQWIEILVGFGIAGTGMGLIIAIVGRAASDENRSMALGIATAAGSMGQVIGAPTAEWLLGFMSWQNVFLVFAAAILLALLVLPMMRAPVANKADIEESMSEILGKAFRDPSYTLIFLGFFSCGYQLSFVTAHFPAFVTEMCGPIQPGGMLYSVGITTTSALGAVAISLIGLANIGGTLFASWLGKRYSKKYLLAIIYTLRTIVAAAFIMLPITPTSVVLFSLAMGSLWLATIPLTSGLVAYIYGLRYMGTLYGFVFFSHQLGSFLGVWLGGRMYDLTGDYTAVWWVGVGVGAFSAIVHLPVKEIPLKLRGSPAGAANA; translated from the coding sequence ATGCAAGAGACGCGCGCGCCCCTTTTCACCCCGGTCCTGATCGGCGGCTGTATCGTGATCATGATCAGCTTCGCCATTCGGGCAAGCTTCGGTGTGTTCCAGATTCCGATTGCGGAAGAGTTCGGCTGGCTGCGCGCGGAGTTCTCGCTTGCCATCGCGATTCAGAACCTCGCCTGGGGCGTGGGCCAGCCGATTTTCGGCGCGATTGCAGAGAAATTCGGCGACCGGAAGGCGGTGATCCTTGGTGCACTCACCTATGCGGCGGGGCTTGTGCTTTCGGCTTATGCGATCACGCCGGGCGCGCATCAGTGGATCGAGATCCTCGTGGGTTTCGGCATCGCTGGCACCGGCATGGGGCTGATCATCGCCATCGTCGGGCGAGCCGCTTCAGACGAAAACCGCTCCATGGCCTTGGGCATCGCCACGGCGGCGGGCTCCATGGGGCAGGTGATCGGCGCGCCCACCGCCGAGTGGCTTCTGGGCTTCATGAGCTGGCAGAACGTCTTTCTCGTCTTCGCGGCGGCCATCCTGCTGGCGCTTCTGGTGCTGCCAATGATGCGCGCGCCGGTGGCCAACAAGGCCGACATCGAGGAGAGCATGAGCGAGATCCTCGGCAAGGCCTTCCGCGATCCGAGCTACACGCTAATCTTCCTCGGCTTCTTTTCCTGCGGCTACCAGCTTTCCTTCGTGACGGCCCATTTCCCGGCCTTCGTGACGGAGATGTGCGGCCCGATCCAGCCCGGCGGGATGCTCTACTCTGTGGGCATCACCACCACCTCCGCCCTCGGCGCGGTGGCGATCTCGCTCATCGGGCTGGCCAATATCGGCGGCACGCTGTTTGCGAGCTGGCTCGGCAAGCGCTACTCCAAGAAATACCTGCTTGCGATCATCTACACCCTGCGCACCATCGTGGCCGCCGCCTTCATCATGCTGCCCATCACGCCAACGAGCGTGGTGCTGTTCTCGCTCGCGATGGGCTCGCTCTGGCTGGCCACCATTCCGCTCACCTCCGGCCTCGTGGCCTATATCTACGGGCTGCGCTACATGGGCACGCTCTACGGGTTTGTCTTCTTCAGCCACCAGTTGGGGAGCTTCCTCGGCGTCTGGCTCGGCGGGCGGATGTATGACCTGACGGGCGATTACACCGCCGTCTGGTGGGTAGGCGTGGGCGTCGGGGCTTTCTCAGCCATCGTGCATCTGCCGGTGAAGGAAATTCCGCTCAAGCTGCGCGGATCACCCGCCGGAGCGGCCAACGCCTGA
- the ilvD gene encoding dihydroxy-acid dehydratase, translating to MLKPPFDKSKLPSRHVTEGPARAPHRSYMYAMGLSEAEIHQPLVGVGTCWNEAAPCNIALNRQAQSVKMGVKQAMGTPREFTTITVTDGIAMGHEGMRSSLASREAIADTVELTMRGHCYDALVGLAGCDKSLPGMMMAMVRLNVPSVFIYGGSILPGRHNGQDVTVQDVFEAVGQHQAGNLSTCELEKLEAVACPSAGACGGQFTANTMACVSEAIGLALFNSSGAPAPYESRDQYGEASGRAVMNLIEKNIRARDIVTRDAMINAARIVACTGGSTNAGLHLPAIAHEAGIEFFLDDVCDIFRDTPYFVDLKPGGQFVAKDLYEAGGVPVVMKELDKAGLIIRDCMTASGYSIGEELDKISREADGRVIHSVAAPLTKTGGVVGLKGNLAPEGAIVKVAGMTAEQQVFSGPARVFECEEEAFAAVQAREYKEGEVLVIRNEGPSGGPGMREMLATTAALSGQGMGKKVALITDGRFSGATRGFCVGHVGPEAAHCGPIALLKDGDRITIDAIKGEISVALSDEELAERKANWAGPRETIYASGALWKYAQQVQETYRGAVTHPGGKAEKHVYMDL from the coding sequence ATGCTCAAGCCGCCGTTCGACAAATCCAAACTGCCCAGCCGCCACGTGACGGAAGGCCCGGCCCGCGCGCCGCACCGGTCCTACATGTACGCCATGGGCCTGAGCGAAGCGGAAATCCATCAGCCGCTCGTCGGCGTGGGCACCTGCTGGAACGAGGCCGCCCCCTGTAACATCGCGCTGAACCGTCAGGCCCAATCTGTGAAGATGGGCGTGAAACAGGCGATGGGCACTCCGCGCGAATTCACCACCATCACCGTGACCGACGGCATCGCCATGGGCCACGAGGGCATGCGCTCCTCGCTGGCCTCCCGCGAAGCCATCGCCGACACGGTGGAGCTCACCATGCGCGGCCACTGCTATGACGCGCTCGTGGGCCTTGCCGGTTGCGACAAGTCCCTGCCCGGCATGATGATGGCCATGGTGCGCCTGAACGTGCCCAGCGTCTTCATCTACGGCGGCTCCATCCTGCCGGGCCGCCACAACGGCCAGGACGTGACGGTGCAGGACGTGTTCGAGGCCGTCGGCCAGCACCAGGCCGGCAACCTCTCCACCTGCGAGCTGGAGAAGCTCGAAGCCGTGGCCTGCCCCTCCGCGGGTGCCTGCGGCGGCCAGTTCACCGCCAACACCATGGCCTGCGTGTCTGAAGCGATCGGCCTTGCGCTGTTCAACTCCTCCGGCGCGCCCGCGCCTTACGAGAGCCGCGATCAATACGGCGAGGCTTCGGGCCGCGCGGTGATGAACCTGATCGAGAAGAACATCCGCGCGCGCGACATCGTCACCCGCGACGCAATGATCAACGCCGCGCGCATCGTGGCCTGCACCGGTGGCTCCACCAACGCCGGCCTGCACCTGCCCGCCATCGCCCATGAAGCCGGGATCGAATTCTTCCTCGATGACGTCTGCGACATCTTCCGCGACACCCCTTATTTCGTGGATCTGAAGCCAGGCGGCCAGTTCGTGGCGAAAGACCTCTACGAGGCCGGCGGTGTGCCCGTGGTGATGAAAGAACTCGACAAGGCCGGCCTCATCATCCGCGACTGCATGACGGCCTCTGGCTACTCCATCGGCGAAGAGCTGGACAAGATCAGCCGCGAAGCCGATGGCCGCGTGATCCATTCCGTCGCCGCGCCGCTGACCAAGACCGGCGGCGTCGTGGGCCTGAAAGGCAACCTCGCGCCGGAAGGCGCCATCGTGAAGGTGGCGGGCATGACGGCGGAGCAGCAGGTCTTCTCCGGCCCGGCCCGCGTGTTTGAATGCGAGGAAGAGGCCTTCGCCGCCGTGCAGGCCCGCGAATACAAGGAAGGCGAGGTTCTGGTGATCCGCAACGAGGGCCCCTCCGGCGGCCCCGGCATGCGCGAAATGCTCGCCACCACGGCTGCGCTTTCGGGCCAGGGTATGGGCAAAAAGGTGGCGCTGATCACCGATGGCCGCTTCTCCGGCGCGACCCGCGGCTTCTGCGTGGGGCACGTTGGGCCGGAAGCCGCTCATTGCGGACCGATCGCGTTGCTGAAAGATGGCGATCGGATTACGATCGACGCAATCAAAGGTGAGATCTCGGTGGCCCTGAGCGACGAGGAACTCGCTGAACGTAAGGCAAACTGGGCAGGCCCCCGCGAAACGATCTACGCCTCCGGCGCGCTGTGGAAGTACGCGCAGCAGGTGCAAGAAACCTATCGCGGTGCCGTGACCCATCCGGGCGGCAAAGCGGAGAAGCATGTCTATATGGACCTCTGA
- a CDS encoding DUF6478 family protein — MAKRIDTPLDRLLFKRSLARWKRVAGAAEQASPAELRTWRGRARQLRGQLDKLSYIADSRLALPLIGSTAIQKPMFCDWAYRPELWRGPLTPPGRASVQTQEKIGHEVTVYHDCSISELTVRQIRNTREEDLAPFGLRMDVFRFDGSFLSLAIDLPEEAAHGLRKRHLVKLDAIVELEKPLEIFARLNVKHGPNTEQIVRELPWQEEDVSVEFDMTYTKLNEKRVERMWVDFIFEGPEMNQIILRDLTLTRRPRAEL; from the coding sequence ATGGCCAAACGGATCGATACGCCGCTGGATCGGCTCCTGTTCAAACGCAGCCTTGCGCGCTGGAAACGCGTGGCAGGCGCGGCGGAACAGGCCTCTCCTGCGGAGTTGCGTACCTGGCGTGGCCGGGCACGGCAGTTGCGCGGCCAACTCGACAAGCTCTCCTACATCGCCGACAGCCGCCTTGCGCTGCCGCTGATCGGCTCCACGGCGATCCAGAAGCCGATGTTCTGCGATTGGGCCTATCGGCCCGAACTGTGGCGCGGCCCGCTGACGCCGCCGGGCCGGGCCTCGGTGCAGACGCAGGAAAAGATCGGCCATGAGGTGACCGTGTACCACGATTGCTCCATCTCCGAGCTGACCGTGCGCCAGATCCGCAACACGCGGGAAGAGGATCTCGCCCCCTTCGGCCTTCGGATGGACGTCTTTCGCTTTGACGGCAGCTTCCTGTCGCTCGCCATCGACCTCCCGGAAGAAGCCGCCCACGGGCTGCGCAAACGCCACCTCGTGAAACTGGACGCCATCGTTGAGCTGGAAAAACCGCTGGAAATCTTCGCGCGGCTCAATGTCAAACACGGGCCCAACACCGAACAGATCGTGCGTGAACTGCCCTGGCAGGAGGAAGACGTGTCGGTCGAGTTCGACATGACCTACACCAAGCTGAACGAGAAACGGGTGGAACGGATGTGGGTGGATTTCATCTTCGAGGGCCCGGAGATGAACCAGATCATCCTGCGCGATCTCACCCTCACCCGCCGCCCCCGCGCCGAGCTTTAG